From one Streptomyces sp. Q6 genomic stretch:
- the radA gene encoding DNA repair protein RadA: protein MAARTKSAKDRPSYRCTECGWQTAKWLGRCGECQAWGTVEEYGAPAVRTTAPGRVTTSAVPIGQVDGRQATARSTGVPELDRVLGGGLVPGAVVLLAGEPGVGKSTLLLDVAAKSASEEHKTLYVTGEESASQVRLRADRIKAIDDHLYLAAETDLSAVLGHLDAVKPSLLILDSVQTVASPEIDGAPGGMAQVREVAGALIRASKERGMSTLLVGHVTKDGAIAGPRLLEHLVDVVLSFEGDRHARLRLVRGVKNRYGTTDEVGCFELHDEGITGLADPSGLFLTRRAEPVPGTCLTVTLEGRRPLVAEVQALTVDSQIPSPRRTTSGLETSRVSMMLAVLEQRGRISALGKRDIYSATVGGVKLSEPAADLAIALALASAASDTPLPKNLVAIGEVGLAGEVRRVTGVQRRLAEAHRLGFTHALVPSDPGKVPAGMKVLEVADIGDALRVLPKGRRREAPRETEERR from the coding sequence ATGGCTGCCCGTACCAAATCCGCGAAGGACCGACCGTCGTACCGCTGCACCGAGTGCGGCTGGCAGACGGCCAAATGGCTGGGCCGCTGCGGCGAGTGCCAGGCGTGGGGGACGGTCGAGGAGTACGGCGCCCCCGCGGTGCGCACGACCGCCCCGGGACGCGTCACCACGTCCGCCGTGCCGATCGGCCAGGTGGACGGCAGGCAGGCGACGGCCCGCTCCACCGGCGTGCCCGAGCTCGACCGCGTCCTCGGCGGCGGTCTCGTACCGGGTGCGGTGGTCCTGCTCGCGGGCGAGCCCGGCGTCGGTAAGTCCACGCTGCTCCTCGATGTCGCGGCCAAGTCGGCGAGCGAGGAGCACAAGACCCTCTATGTGACGGGCGAGGAGTCGGCGTCCCAGGTGCGGCTGCGCGCCGACCGCATCAAGGCCATCGACGACCACCTGTACCTGGCGGCGGAGACCGACCTCTCCGCCGTCCTCGGCCACCTGGACGCCGTGAAGCCGTCGCTGCTGATCCTGGACTCGGTGCAGACGGTGGCGTCACCGGAGATCGACGGCGCGCCCGGCGGCATGGCACAGGTCCGCGAGGTCGCGGGCGCGCTGATCCGCGCCTCCAAGGAGCGCGGCATGTCGACGCTCCTCGTGGGCCACGTCACGAAGGACGGCGCGATCGCGGGACCACGGCTCCTGGAGCACCTGGTGGACGTCGTCCTCAGCTTCGAGGGCGACCGGCACGCGCGGCTGCGTCTCGTACGCGGCGTCAAGAACCGGTACGGCACGACGGACGAGGTCGGCTGCTTCGAGCTGCACGACGAGGGCATCACGGGCCTCGCCGACCCGAGCGGTCTGTTCCTGACGCGGCGCGCCGAGCCGGTCCCGGGCACCTGCCTGACCGTCACCCTGGAGGGCCGCCGCCCGCTGGTCGCCGAGGTCCAGGCGCTCACGGTCGACTCGCAGATCCCCTCCCCCCGGCGCACCACGTCCGGCCTGGAGACCTCCCGCGTCTCGATGATGCTGGCCGTGCTCGAACAGCGCGGCCGGATCAGCGCCTTGGGCAAAAGGGACATCTACTCCGCGACGGTCGGTGGCGTGAAGCTCTCCGAACCGGCCGCCGACCTGGCCATCGCGCTCGCCCTCGCGTCGGCCGCGAGCGACACCCCGCTGCCGAAGAACCTGGTCGCGATCGGAGAAGTAGGCCTCGCGGGCGAGGTCAGACGGGTCACGGGCGTGCAGCGACGGCTCGCGGAGGCGCACCGGCTCGGCTTCACGCACGCCCTCGTCCCGAGCGACCCGGGCAAGGTTCCGGCCGGTATGAAGGTCCTGGAAGTCGCCGATATAGGGGACGCGCTGCGGGTGCTGCCGAAGGGCCGTCGCCGAGAGGCCCCACGGGAGACGGAGGAGCGCCGGTAG
- a CDS encoding serine/threonine-protein kinase produces the protein MPPLRSTGPEPEAEHPGYAGRYRLEERLGSGGMGVVHLATSASGLRLAVKVVHAEFAADPEFRARFRQEVSAARRVSGAFTAPVVDADPAAELPWMATLFIPGDTLAERVKRNGALDSAAVHRLGAGLAEALRDIHRAGVVHRDLKPSNVLLAADGPKVIDFGISRPADSDLRTETGKLIGSPPFMAPEQFQRPREVGPAADVFAMGAVLAHAATGRGPFDSNSPYIVAYQVVHNEPDLAGVPADLVPVIRRCLAKDPAERPSPAEVMEALRQPSAAPRIPAQRGPSGARTSAEAGPSPEPRPVPEARTSSDRPATSTVTRRRGPRSRVILAAAVGVLLIAGGAAVAVGALSSGGDGSAQQSSRSPRSQVAPTSKGTASFKPWSVPLGSSDGVPPTCVAGAGALYCVTSAGVAARLDPADGRTLWRHRASAASVTSVTVSGGLLHLVAGHRLEALDPLTGTVRWATDTRDYAAVEHGPGTTLLVTSGGQVRALDSVTGRARWTERVGGLGTQWVAGDDGTFFAATPTDDGSATTVSAVAASDGEPLWSTRVRGELHPFSAGAAAVHLLSVDGGQLTDAVVRIDTKSRTAHRVALPTPVDQAEATESGGTVYVYAAGGTLLAVDTRPTAPAADAVLWRQDTAVSRPSRPVAAHGRVYYTAPDGRLLATSPRTGTPLGQTGPRPAARSDRVVAELGAPVVLGERVYGSAPDGSVFGVNAVHPEDW, from the coding sequence ATGCCGCCGCTGCGCAGCACCGGACCGGAGCCTGAAGCGGAACATCCGGGGTACGCCGGTCGCTACCGCCTTGAGGAACGTCTCGGATCGGGCGGCATGGGCGTGGTCCATCTGGCCACGTCCGCCTCGGGGTTGCGCCTGGCCGTGAAGGTCGTGCACGCCGAGTTCGCCGCGGATCCCGAGTTCAGGGCGCGCTTCCGGCAGGAGGTCAGCGCCGCGCGCCGGGTCAGTGGTGCCTTCACCGCGCCCGTGGTCGATGCGGACCCCGCCGCCGAACTGCCGTGGATGGCCACGCTGTTCATCCCCGGAGACACCCTCGCGGAACGGGTCAAGCGGAACGGCGCACTGGACTCCGCCGCGGTGCACAGGCTCGGGGCGGGGCTCGCCGAGGCGCTGCGCGACATCCATCGCGCCGGCGTGGTCCACCGCGATCTGAAGCCGAGCAATGTGCTGCTCGCGGCCGACGGGCCCAAGGTCATCGACTTCGGCATCTCGCGTCCGGCGGACAGCGATCTGCGGACGGAGACGGGGAAGCTGATCGGCTCGCCGCCGTTCATGGCGCCGGAGCAGTTCCAGCGGCCGCGCGAGGTCGGGCCCGCGGCGGACGTGTTCGCGATGGGCGCGGTCCTGGCGCACGCCGCGACCGGGCGCGGCCCGTTCGACTCGAACAGCCCTTACATCGTCGCGTACCAGGTGGTGCACAACGAGCCGGATCTGGCCGGGGTCCCGGCGGATCTGGTGCCGGTGATCCGGCGCTGCCTCGCCAAGGATCCCGCCGAGCGCCCTTCCCCCGCCGAGGTCATGGAGGCCCTGCGGCAGCCTTCCGCGGCGCCTCGGATACCGGCTCAGCGAGGGCCTTCGGGAGCGAGGACGTCCGCGGAGGCGGGCCCGTCCCCGGAGCCGCGTCCGGTTCCAGAAGCGCGTACGTCCTCGGACAGGCCGGCCACTTCTACGGTCACGCGGCGGCGCGGTCCGCGTTCCCGGGTGATTCTGGCGGCCGCCGTCGGCGTGCTGCTGATCGCCGGGGGCGCGGCGGTGGCCGTGGGCGCGCTGTCGTCGGGCGGCGACGGGTCCGCTCAGCAGAGTTCGCGGAGTCCCCGGAGCCAGGTCGCCCCGACGTCGAAGGGCACGGCGTCCTTCAAGCCCTGGAGCGTCCCGCTCGGCTCGTCCGACGGAGTTCCGCCCACGTGTGTGGCGGGCGCGGGCGCCCTGTACTGCGTGACCTCGGCGGGAGTCGCCGCGCGCCTCGACCCGGCGGACGGCAGGACGCTGTGGCGGCACCGGGCGAGCGCGGCGTCCGTCACCTCCGTGACCGTGTCCGGCGGGCTGCTGCACCTCGTGGCGGGACATCGTCTCGAAGCGCTCGATCCCCTGACGGGGACGGTCCGTTGGGCCACGGACACGCGGGACTACGCGGCCGTCGAGCACGGGCCGGGCACCACGCTTCTCGTGACGTCCGGCGGGCAGGTCAGGGCCCTGGACAGCGTGACGGGGCGGGCCCGGTGGACGGAGCGCGTCGGCGGGCTCGGGACGCAGTGGGTCGCCGGGGACGACGGGACCTTCTTCGCGGCCACGCCGACGGACGACGGCTCCGCCACGACCGTGAGCGCCGTCGCGGCGAGCGACGGCGAACCGCTGTGGTCCACCCGGGTCCGCGGTGAGCTGCACCCGTTCTCGGCCGGGGCCGCGGCGGTGCATCTGCTGTCCGTCGACGGCGGTCAGCTGACCGACGCGGTGGTCCGGATCGACACGAAGAGCCGGACGGCGCACCGCGTGGCCCTGCCCACCCCCGTCGACCAGGCGGAGGCCACGGAGAGCGGCGGAACGGTCTACGTCTACGCGGCCGGAGGCACGCTCCTCGCCGTCGACACCCGGCCGACGGCACCGGCGGCGGACGCGGTGCTCTGGCGGCAGGACACCGCGGTCAGCCGCCCGTCACGACCGGTGGCGGCACACGGCAGGGTCTACTACACGGCCCCCGACGGCCGCCTCCTCGCCACCTCGCCCCGCACCGGCACGCCCTTGGGGCAGACCGGGCCGCGCCCCGCCGCTCGGTCCGACCGGGTCGTGGCCGAGCTGGGGGCGCCGGTGGTGCTGGGCGAGCGGGTGTACGGGAGCGCGCCCGACGGAAGCGTCTTCGGGGTGAACGCGGTTCACCCCGAGGACTGGTGA
- a CDS encoding class I SAM-dependent methyltransferase produces the protein MTHDTTAAGGADFALSFDTVATQYATARPSYPPELLDTVEQLAGLDPGGLRGATALDVGAGTGIATRLLRERGARAIAVEPGPGMGAELRRTLPDVPLVRALGDALPFADASVDLVTYAQSWHWTDPARSVPEALRVLRPGGALALWWNVPDPDVEWAAAQEARLQARLPGYHAHGISSDAPRLIAGLGLTPAPTPVFRQLHWTRRIPVDLHLAHLGSRSYFAVMGPQESRPVLEDERAHLLRRFPDGVVEDAYALDLTVVRRP, from the coding sequence ATGACGCACGACACCACCGCGGCAGGCGGCGCCGACTTCGCGCTCTCCTTCGACACGGTCGCCACCCAGTACGCCACGGCCCGCCCGAGCTACCCGCCCGAACTCCTCGACACCGTCGAGCAGTTGGCGGGCCTGGACCCCGGCGGCCTGCGCGGCGCCACCGCCCTCGACGTGGGCGCGGGCACCGGCATAGCCACCCGCCTCCTGCGCGAGCGCGGCGCCCGCGCCATCGCCGTCGAACCCGGCCCCGGTATGGGCGCCGAGCTGCGCCGCACCCTCCCCGACGTCCCCCTCGTACGCGCCCTGGGCGACGCCCTCCCGTTCGCCGACGCGAGCGTCGACCTCGTCACGTACGCCCAGTCCTGGCACTGGACCGACCCGGCCCGCTCCGTCCCCGAGGCGCTGCGCGTCCTGCGTCCGGGCGGCGCCCTCGCCCTGTGGTGGAACGTGCCCGACCCGGACGTCGAATGGGCCGCCGCCCAGGAGGCCCGCCTCCAGGCCCGCCTCCCCGGCTACCACGCCCACGGCATCAGCTCGGACGCCCCGCGCCTCATCGCCGGCCTCGGCCTCACCCCCGCCCCGACGCCCGTCTTCCGCCAGCTGCACTGGACCCGCCGCATCCCGGTCGACCTCCACCTGGCCCACCTCGGCAGCCGCTCCTACTTCGCGGTGATGGGCCCGCAGGAGTCCCGCCCGGTCCTGGAGGACGAACGGGCCCATCTGCTGCGCCGGTTCCCCGACGGCGTCGTCGAGGACGCGTACGCCCTGGACCTCACGGTCGTACGACGTCCCTGA
- the ilvD gene encoding dihydroxy-acid dehydratase produces the protein MPELRSRTVTHGRNMAGARALMRASGVPGADIGRKPIIAVANSFTEFVPGHTHLAPVGRIVSEAVTAAGGIPREFNTIAVDDGIAMGHGGMLYSLPSRDLIADSVEYMVEAHCADALICISNCDKITPGMLMAALRLNIPTVFVSGGPMEAGKATLVDGTVRKLDLVNAISDAVDESISDEDILRIEENACPTCGSCSGMFTANSMNCLTEAIGLSLPGNGSVLATHTARKALYERAGATVVELTKRYYGEDDESVLPRNIATHAAFENAMALDIAMGGSTNTILHLLAAAREAEVDYNLDHINAVSRRVPCLAKVAPNAAPTTTYYMEDVHRAGGIPALLGELYRGGLLNEDVHTVHSPSIKEWLDAWDIRGGSASPEAVELWHAAPGCVRSAEAFSTSERWDTLDTDAAGGCIRDVAHAYSKDGGLAVLKGNLAEDGCVVKTAGVDESIWTFEGPAVVCESQEEAVEKILLKQVKEGDVVVIRYEGPKGGPGMQEMLYPTSYLKGRGLGKVCALVTDGRFSGGTSGLSIGHASPEAAAGGTIALVEDGDRVRIDIPNRTIELLVSDEELATRREALNGVYAPKKRERKVSAALRAYAAMATSADKGAVRDVSKLG, from the coding sequence ATGCCCGAGCTGAGGTCCCGCACAGTCACCCACGGCCGCAACATGGCGGGCGCACGCGCCCTTATGCGCGCCTCCGGTGTACCCGGTGCGGACATCGGCCGGAAGCCGATCATCGCGGTGGCCAACTCCTTCACGGAGTTCGTGCCCGGACACACGCACCTGGCCCCGGTCGGCCGCATCGTCAGCGAGGCCGTCACGGCCGCCGGCGGCATCCCGCGCGAGTTCAACACGATCGCCGTCGACGACGGCATCGCGATGGGCCACGGCGGCATGCTGTACTCCCTGCCCTCCCGCGACCTGATCGCCGACTCGGTCGAGTACATGGTCGAGGCGCACTGCGCGGACGCCCTGATCTGCATCTCGAACTGCGACAAGATCACGCCCGGCATGCTGATGGCGGCGCTCCGCCTCAACATCCCGACGGTCTTCGTCTCCGGCGGCCCGATGGAGGCCGGCAAGGCCACCCTGGTCGACGGCACGGTCCGCAAGCTCGACCTGGTCAACGCGATCAGCGACGCCGTCGACGAGAGCATCTCGGACGAGGACATCCTCCGTATCGAGGAGAACGCCTGCCCGACCTGCGGCTCCTGTTCCGGCATGTTCACGGCCAACTCGATGAACTGCCTGACCGAGGCCATCGGCCTCTCGCTGCCGGGCAACGGCTCGGTGCTCGCCACGCACACGGCCCGCAAGGCCCTGTACGAGCGCGCGGGTGCCACGGTCGTCGAGCTGACGAAGCGCTACTACGGCGAGGACGACGAGAGCGTCCTGCCGCGCAACATCGCCACGCACGCGGCGTTCGAGAACGCCATGGCGCTCGACATCGCCATGGGCGGCTCCACGAACACGATCCTGCACCTGCTGGCCGCCGCCCGTGAGGCCGAGGTCGACTACAACCTCGACCACATCAACGCGGTCTCGCGCCGCGTCCCCTGCCTGGCCAAGGTCGCCCCGAACGCGGCGCCCACGACCACGTACTACATGGAGGACGTGCACCGCGCCGGCGGCATCCCGGCCCTCCTCGGCGAGCTCTACCGCGGCGGCCTCCTGAACGAGGACGTCCACACGGTGCACAGCCCCTCGATCAAGGAGTGGCTGGACGCCTGGGACATCCGCGGCGGCAGCGCGTCCCCCGAGGCCGTCGAGCTGTGGCACGCGGCCCCCGGCTGCGTCCGCTCCGCCGAGGCGTTCTCGACGTCCGAGCGCTGGGACACCCTCGACACGGACGCGGCCGGTGGCTGCATCCGCGACGTCGCGCACGCCTACTCCAAGGACGGCGGCCTCGCGGTCCTCAAGGGCAACCTGGCCGAGGACGGCTGCGTCGTGAAGACGGCGGGCGTCGACGAGTCGATCTGGACCTTCGAGGGCCCCGCGGTCGTCTGCGAGTCCCAGGAGGAAGCGGTCGAGAAGATCCTCCTCAAGCAGGTCAAGGAGGGTGACGTCGTCGTCATCCGCTACGAGGGCCCCAAGGGCGGCCCCGGCATGCAGGAGATGCTCTACCCGACCTCGTACCTCAAGGGCCGCGGCCTCGGGAAGGTCTGTGCGCTCGTCACGGACGGCCGGTTCTCCGGCGGCACGTCGGGCCTGTCCATCGGCCACGCCTCGCCCGAGGCGGCCGCCGGTGGCACCATCGCGCTCGTCGAGGACGGCGACCGCGTCCGTATCGACATCCCGAACCGCACCATCGAACTGCTGGTCTCCGACGAGGAGTTGGCGACTCGCCGCGAGGCTCTGAACGGGGTCTACGCCCCGAAGAAGCGCGAGCGCAAGGTCTCCGCGGCCCTGCGCGCGTACGCCGCGATGGCGACCAGTGCCGACAAGGGCGCGGTCCGCGACGTCTCCAAGCTCGGCTGA
- a CDS encoding Ppx/GppA phosphatase family protein, with protein MRLGVLDVGSNTVHLLVVDAHPGARPLPAHSHKAELRLAQLLDERGAIGPDGVERLIDTVRDALVAAEDKGVEDLLPFATSAVREASNADEVLARVKDETGVGLRVLSGEEEARLTFLAARRWFGWSAGKLLVLDIGGGSLEIAYGIDEEPDAAVSLPLGAGRLSAAWLPGDPADPADVKALRRHVRAQIARTVGEFSRFGAPDHVVATSKTFKQLARLAGAARSTEGLYVQRELKRRSLEDWVPRLAGMTEAERAELPGVSEGRAGQLLAGALVAEGAMDLFGVETLEVCPWALREGVILRRLDHLPGT; from the coding sequence ATGAGACTCGGTGTCCTCGACGTGGGTTCGAATACGGTTCATCTGCTGGTGGTGGACGCGCACCCGGGCGCCCGCCCGCTGCCCGCGCACTCGCACAAGGCCGAGCTGCGGCTCGCCCAACTCCTCGACGAGCGCGGGGCGATCGGTCCCGACGGCGTGGAGCGGCTGATCGACACGGTCAGAGACGCCCTGGTTGCGGCCGAGGACAAGGGCGTCGAGGACCTCCTGCCGTTCGCCACGTCGGCGGTGCGCGAGGCGAGCAACGCCGACGAGGTCCTGGCCCGCGTCAAGGACGAGACCGGCGTCGGCCTGCGGGTGCTCAGCGGCGAGGAGGAGGCGAGGCTCACGTTCCTCGCGGCCCGGCGCTGGTTCGGCTGGTCCGCGGGCAAGCTGCTCGTCCTCGACATCGGCGGCGGCTCCCTGGAGATCGCGTACGGCATCGACGAGGAGCCGGACGCCGCGGTGTCGCTGCCGCTCGGCGCGGGCCGGCTCTCCGCCGCGTGGCTGCCCGGCGACCCTGCGGACCCGGCGGACGTGAAGGCGCTGCGCCGGCACGTACGGGCCCAGATCGCGCGGACGGTGGGGGAGTTCAGCCGATTCGGGGCGCCCGACCACGTGGTCGCCACGTCGAAGACGTTCAAGCAGCTCGCGCGGCTCGCGGGAGCGGCCCGCTCGACCGAAGGGCTGTACGTACAGCGGGAGTTGAAGCGCAGATCCCTGGAGGACTGGGTGCCCAGGCTCGCCGGGATGACCGAGGCGGAGCGGGCGGAGCTGCCCGGCGTCTCGGAGGGCAGGGCCGGGCAGTTGCTCGCCGGGGCGCTGGTGGCCGAGGGCGCGATGGACCTGTTCGGCGTGGAGACCCTGGAGGTCTGCCCGTGGGCACTGCGCGAGGGCGTGATCCTGCGCCGCCTCGACCACCTGCCGGGCACCTAG
- a CDS encoding EamA/RhaT family transporter, whose product MSDETGTPAPGPTPGPRPEEIRFFGTTWVDHSGHYGLRRAAVAVGALVAAAAGCFVLRFAYEGLAVADVGSFVNVLVVVMFAVCSALAFSRTLSGFSERPDPEKQASLRGFMAIGFVGVLLAYALRCLTEAPGEKLRRKEYEEAREQYERRTTRRTGNPSRKAQAKKKRRA is encoded by the coding sequence GTGAGCGACGAAACCGGCACCCCCGCCCCCGGCCCCACCCCTGGCCCCCGCCCCGAGGAGATCCGTTTCTTCGGAACGACCTGGGTCGACCACAGCGGCCACTACGGCCTGCGCCGCGCGGCCGTGGCCGTCGGCGCCCTCGTGGCGGCCGCGGCGGGCTGCTTCGTCCTGCGCTTCGCGTACGAGGGCCTCGCCGTCGCGGACGTCGGCTCCTTCGTGAACGTCCTGGTCGTCGTCATGTTCGCGGTCTGCAGCGCCCTCGCCTTCAGCCGCACCCTGAGCGGCTTCTCCGAGCGCCCCGACCCCGAGAAGCAGGCGTCGCTGCGCGGCTTCATGGCGATCGGCTTCGTCGGCGTCCTGCTCGCGTACGCCCTGCGCTGCCTGACCGAGGCCCCCGGCGAGAAGCTCCGCAGGAAGGAGTACGAGGAGGCGCGCGAACAGTACGAGCGCCGCACCACCCGCCGCACGGGCAACCCCAGCCGCAAGGCCCAGGCAAAGAAGAAGCGCAGGGCCTGA
- a CDS encoding peptidase: protein MAVENATETIGGRAADPTRTPDATDATAVTGMTEASAAAELSTTAVAQRYPVAPGVRLKVRSGPGTQYQLLRVLPLDAAVPINCQKPGEWITGTYGTTNLWDNIGNGQYVSDAYVKTGSDGYVAPRCA, encoded by the coding sequence ATGGCCGTTGAGAACGCTACGGAAACGATCGGCGGCAGAGCCGCGGACCCGACGCGCACGCCGGACGCGACGGACGCGACGGCTGTGACGGGTATGACGGAGGCGTCGGCCGCGGCAGAGCTGAGCACCACAGCGGTGGCCCAGCGCTACCCGGTCGCTCCGGGAGTGCGCCTGAAGGTGCGCAGCGGCCCCGGCACCCAGTACCAGCTGCTGCGCGTGCTGCCGCTCGACGCCGCCGTGCCGATCAACTGCCAGAAGCCCGGCGAGTGGATCACGGGCACGTACGGCACGACGAACCTCTGGGACAACATCGGCAACGGCCAGTACGTCTCGGACGCCTACGTGAAGACCGGCAGCGACGGCTACGTGGCCCCGCGCTGCGCGTGA
- a CDS encoding TetR family transcriptional regulator, with product MTTEPVRRRGRPSRTGGGDGPGTREQILDAAREEFAARGYDKTSVRGIAKAAGVDPALVHHYFGTKEQVFAASIEVAFAPAFEAPAAVEEGPLDGVGERLTRFIFGVWENPATRAPLLAIVRSAVNNDVAAGVFRRLVAAQVLARIAQRLDLPEEEAELRASLAAAQLVGTAMLRYVIKVEPLASAGAEDLIARIAPVVQGHLTGT from the coding sequence ATGACGACCGAGCCGGTACGGCGCCGAGGGCGCCCCTCCCGTACGGGCGGCGGGGACGGACCGGGCACCCGGGAGCAGATCCTGGACGCGGCCCGCGAGGAGTTCGCCGCGCGGGGCTACGACAAGACGTCCGTACGCGGCATCGCCAAGGCCGCCGGGGTCGACCCGGCGCTGGTGCACCACTACTTCGGGACCAAGGAGCAGGTGTTCGCCGCCTCGATCGAGGTCGCGTTCGCCCCGGCCTTCGAGGCACCGGCCGCCGTGGAGGAAGGGCCCCTCGACGGGGTCGGGGAGCGGCTGACCCGGTTCATCTTCGGGGTGTGGGAGAACCCGGCGACCCGGGCCCCGCTCCTGGCCATCGTGCGGTCCGCCGTGAACAACGACGTGGCGGCCGGCGTCTTCCGCAGGCTCGTCGCCGCGCAGGTGCTCGCCCGGATCGCCCAGCGGCTCGACCTGCCGGAGGAGGAGGCCGAACTGCGTGCCTCGCTGGCCGCGGCGCAGCTGGTGGGGACCGCGATGCTCCGCTACGTGATCAAGGTGGAGCCGCTGGCCTCGGCCGGGGCGGAGGACCTCATCGCCCGGATCGCGCCGGTCGTGCAGGGGCATCTGACCGGGACGTGA
- a CDS encoding sugar phosphate isomerase/epimerase family protein encodes MAEPVVRIPDAKVALSTASVYPESTATAFEIAARLGYDGVEVMVWTDPVSQDIEALRRLSDYHHMPILAVHAPCLLITQRVWSTDPWVKLQRARAAAEKLGASTVVVHPPFRWQRQYARDFVTGVWRMADETDVRFAVENMYPWRYRDREMLAYAPDWDVTKDDYRHFTVDLSHTATARTDAMQMIDRMGDRLGHVHLADGGGSNKDEHLVPGRGTQPCAELLERLATSSFDGHVVIEVNTRRAMSSAEREADLAEALAFTRLHLASAVRVPRS; translated from the coding sequence GTGGCAGAACCAGTGGTGCGCATCCCGGATGCGAAGGTCGCCCTGTCGACGGCCTCGGTCTATCCGGAGTCGACGGCGACGGCCTTCGAGATCGCCGCACGCCTGGGTTACGACGGCGTCGAGGTCATGGTCTGGACCGACCCCGTCAGCCAGGACATCGAGGCGCTGCGCCGCCTCAGCGACTACCACCACATGCCGATCCTCGCGGTCCACGCGCCGTGTCTGCTGATCACGCAGCGGGTCTGGTCCACCGACCCGTGGGTCAAGCTCCAGCGGGCGCGGGCGGCCGCCGAGAAGCTCGGCGCGTCCACCGTCGTCGTCCACCCGCCCTTCCGCTGGCAGCGCCAGTACGCCAGGGACTTCGTCACCGGGGTGTGGCGCATGGCCGACGAGACGGATGTGCGGTTCGCCGTAGAGAACATGTATCCCTGGCGCTACCGGGACCGGGAGATGCTCGCGTACGCCCCCGACTGGGACGTCACGAAGGACGACTACCGGCACTTCACCGTCGATCTGAGCCACACCGCGACCGCGCGGACCGACGCGATGCAGATGATCGACCGCATGGGCGACCGCCTCGGACACGTGCACCTGGCCGACGGCGGCGGATCCAACAAGGACGAGCACCTCGTCCCCGGCCGCGGCACACAGCCCTGCGCCGAACTCCTGGAGCGGCTCGCGACGAGCTCCTTCGACGGGCACGTGGTCATCGAGGTCAACACCCGGCGTGCCATGTCCAGCGCCGAACGCGAGGCCGACCTCGCGGAGGCCCTCGCCTTCACGCGCCTGCACCTCGCTTCGGCGGTGCGGGTGCCGCGTTCATGA
- the disA gene encoding DNA integrity scanning diadenylate cyclase DisA, protein MAANDRAAAPGKSGGSSADGLMRAALSAVAPGTGLRDGLERILRGNTGGLIVLGSDKTVESMCTGGFILDVEFTATRLRELCKLDGGIVVSSNLDKILRAGVQLVPDPTIPTEETGTRHRTADRVSKQVNYPVVSVSQSMRLIALYVDGQRRVLEDSAAILSRANQALATLERYKLRLDEVAGTLSALEIEDLVTVRDVTAVAQRLEMVRRIATEIAEYVVELGTDGRLLALQLDELIAGVEPERELVVRDYVPEPTAKRSRTVDEALAELNSLHHGELLELPIVARALGYTGSPEALDSAVSPRGFRLLAKVPRLPGAIIDRLVEHFGGLQKLLAASVDDLQTVDGVGEARARSVREGLSRLAESSILERYV, encoded by the coding sequence GTGGCAGCCAACGACCGGGCGGCAGCTCCCGGAAAGTCCGGCGGTTCCAGTGCGGACGGCCTCATGCGCGCCGCGCTGAGCGCGGTGGCGCCCGGCACGGGCCTGCGGGACGGTCTGGAGCGCATCCTCCGCGGCAACACGGGCGGGCTCATCGTCCTCGGCTCCGACAAGACGGTCGAGTCGATGTGTACCGGCGGCTTCATCCTCGACGTCGAGTTCACGGCGACGCGCCTGCGCGAGCTGTGCAAGCTGGACGGCGGCATCGTCGTCTCCTCGAACCTCGACAAGATCCTGCGGGCCGGCGTGCAGCTGGTGCCGGACCCGACGATCCCCACCGAGGAGACGGGCACGCGGCACCGCACGGCGGACCGCGTCAGCAAGCAGGTCAACTACCCGGTCGTCTCCGTGTCCCAGTCGATGCGGCTGATCGCCCTCTACGTGGACGGGCAGCGCCGCGTCCTGGAGGACTCGGCGGCGATCCTCTCCCGCGCCAACCAGGCCCTCGCGACCCTGGAGCGCTACAAGCTCCGTCTCGACGAGGTCGCGGGCACGCTCTCCGCCCTGGAGATCGAGGACCTGGTCACCGTCCGGGACGTCACAGCGGTCGCGCAGCGTCTGGAGATGGTGCGCCGCATCGCCACCGAGATCGCCGAGTACGTCGTCGAGTTGGGTACGGACGGGCGCCTGCTGGCCCTCCAGCTGGACGAGTTGATCGCGGGCGTCGAGCCCGAGCGCGAGCTCGTCGTACGGGACTATGTGCCCGAGCCGACGGCCAAGCGCTCGCGCACGGTCGACGAGGCGCTGGCCGAGCTGAACTCGCTGCATCACGGTGAGCTGCTCGAACTGCCCATCGTGGCGCGGGCGTTGGGGTACACGGGCTCGCCGGAGGCGCTGGACTCGGCGGTGTCGCCGCGCGGCTTCCGCCTCCTGGCGAAGGTTCCTCGGCTGCCGGGCGCCATCATCGACCGTCTCGTGGAGCACTTCGGCGGCTTGCAGAAGCTGCTCGCGGCGAGCGTCGACGACCTCCAGACGGTGGACGGGGTGGGCGAGGCGCGGGCCCGCAGCGTGCGCGAGGGCCTGTCACGGCTCGCGGAGTCGTCGATCCTGGAGCGGTACGTCTAG